ACGTTCTATTTGGGTTATAAATCACTTTGGATATATGAACTACGATCATTTAAAAAAAATCATTCGAGAATTTTTTAATCATTGGGTCGAAGAATTTCAAGATGTTCAACAAAGTTTAGAAGTAAAATAATGGAAAAACAGGCATTAATAATTCGACATTTGATATTTACAGGTCCTAATCGAGAATCTGCAAAACTTCATTTTGAAAAAGGATTAAATGTTCTTTATGGCGCATCCGAAACAGGAAAATCGTTTGCCCTTGAAGCCATCAATTATATGCTTGGAGCAAAAGAGCTCCGCGATATTCCTGAAAGAGTTGGCTATAATAAAATTTTACTAGGTATAGAAATAATACCATCAAGAAAAAAATTCACTCTTATCAGGAGTACAGATGGAGGACAATTTTTAGTATTTGATGGGTTACATGAAGTTGATCCAGAAGATGAAGAAAGTAGCCTTACTTTGACCTCGAAGCATAATGAAAAAAATACGAACAATATTTCAACATTTCTGCTGGAGAAGATAAATTTTAACAATAATTATATAAAATCCAATAACCAAGGGACAACTAAATCTCTGAGTTTTAGAAATTTATGTCATCTATGTTTAGTTGACGAACAAAATATACAGAAACAAAGGTCTCCTATAGAAGGAGGTCAAGTTACACTTAGAACAACAGAGTATTCAATTTTTAAATTGTTACTTACAGGAATTGATGATAGAGCATTCATTTCTCTTCCTTCAGAAAAAAATATTCAAGGAAATATTGTAAAAATAGAATTATTTGATGAATTAATCAATGAATTGCAAAAACAATTTGGTGAAAAAATACAAGAAGAAACCGAACTTAAAGATCAACTTCAACGATTAGAAAAAACAATATCTAAGCATCAAAATTCTCTAAATTCTACCGAAGAAGAATACAATAAATTAATAATAAAGCGCAATGATTTGCGAAATAAATTTCAAAATGGAAGTGACAGACATCTTGAAATTGGTGAACTAATAGCTAGGTTTACATTATTAGACCAACACTATACTTCTGACCTTGAACGTTTAGAAGGTATCAGAGAAGTAGGATTTCTTGTGGGTTCTCTTGAAAACTCTTCATGCCCTCTATGTGGTTCATTGCCTGAGAATCAGCATTTAAATGAAAAATGTGACGGGAATTTATCATCTGTCGTAACTGCTGTTTCCGTAGAAAGTGAAAAAATATCCAAACTCAAAAATGAACTTAATCATACTTTAAGTCAACTTAAAGCAGAAAATAAAAATTTTGATGAGTTATTGCCAAAAATCGAAAAAGAGATTTTTATTTTTGATAGAAAAATACAAGAGGTAGCATCTAGTATTTCCGAACATGGTGTCTGTTATTCTGATTTGTTAAATTCTCGTGCAAATATACTAAGTTCATTGAAAGTACTAGAACGCATACATGAATTAACATTAAGAAAAGAAATTTTGGGTAAAGAACAACCTATTGAAATACCTGTTGAAAAAGAACCAATTAAATTATCTTCTTCTACTTTAGATGATTTTGCCAAAAAAATAGAAGCAATATTAAAAACTTGGAATTTTCCAGATTCCGATAGAGTCTTCTTTGATGAGAAGACGCGAGATTTAGTTATTTCTGGTAAACATCGAGGTGCTCGCGGAAAGGGCATGAGATCTATCACTCATGCAGCATTTAGTATTGGTCTTTTGGAATTTTGTAAAGAAAACGAATTGTCTCATCCCGGATTTTTGATATTAGATTCGCCACTACTCGCTTATCGTGAACCCGAAGATGAAAATGATGATTTGTCGGAAACTGATGTTCAAGAGAATTTCTATAAATACTTATCCAATTGGGACGATAGGCAAATAATTATTATAGAAAATGTGAATCCTCCTGATTACGTTAAAGAAATGGAAACAAGCACAATGTTTAGTAAAAACATTCAGCAAGGTCGATATGGACTATTTCCTACTCGTACAAAATAGCCTACCCTTATATTGGAAATCTATGATATTTTTACATTGATATATGGCCAATGCTTGACTACCGATCCCATATTTCCTATTGCTTTAATCTTCCTTAATTATACATTGAGTGAGTTCATTTATTAATCGATTTTTGTACTGACATGTTATGTGCTCTTTGTAGAGAATACGAAAGGCAAGAAATAAGCCATATTATTCCCGCTTTCGTATATAAAAAATTACGACAACTTTCTCCTTCTGGATTTTCAAGAACGACATTAAATCCTAATAGAAGAGTTCAAGATGGAGAAAAATACCCATTACTTTGCCCAAATTGCGAAGATCTATTTTCCGTATGGGAAAAGAAATTTGCTGAGAATGTTTTTCATCCTTATTATGCATCTCAAAAAAATACATTTTCTTTTAATTATGATGAATGGTTTTTGAAATTTTTGGTTTCAATATCATATAGATCATTAGTTAACAAATTGGAAAATGAAGGGGTAGATGATCATTCTAAATTATGTGTCAAAAACATGCGAGAAGCTAAGGGTATTTGGAAGGATTTTTTACTGAACAAACGAAAAAATATTGGATTGTATAGGCAATATTTTTTAATTCTACCAATTCAAACTGAAACAGAATCTCTTTTTTTAAAATACAATAATGGACTTTTTAATTTTTATCTCTTAACTGCAACTGATGCGAATACGATTTTTGCTAAAGATGACTCTGAAGCATATCTCATAACAAAATTGGGAGAATGCTTTGTTATTGCTACTCTCATTGATTCAAATCCTAGCCAATGGAAAAGTCTTGTAACAAAATCTACAGGTGGAATATTTAAATGGAACACAATGGTTCAAACTTCGCCATTAGTTATTAATTATATCGAATACGCAATTAAGGATATTATAGAAGCGCAAAAGAATCTTTCTCCAGTGCAAACTGAAAAAATTAGATTAAGCGTCGAGCGATATATAAAGGATCATTCCATATGATGATCCACTTTCTTTTCTAAATCCTTCCCATGGAGTAAACACATACCTATCTTCCATGTATTCACCCCATTTATGTGCTTCTTCTAGATTAGGATTCCTCCAAATCATTTTTTGAAAATGCTTCCGTACAAAACCGATTGACCTTGGGAATGCTTTCAGGGGATCAGCTGCAAGGTATATTGAGCTGAAGTCCCTCCATATCCCATTTCTTCCATTGAGTAAGACCGCTTTTGTTGTAACGTATTCATTTACATATATTTATAATTTTTAATACTATTTTTGGGCAATGAATTCCAAGGATACTGAGGTATACATTAAAACATCTCCATTTATTTTAATATACATTGAGCAAGACCAAAATATTCATAACTTGCTCATTTTAATATATTTTTGAATTTTGTTTTCTGATTTTCAGCAATTTTAAAGCCTCTTCCCATCCGATGTATCAAAGCCATTGGAGGTCTTAGTATTCCAGTAAATGCAAATGGCTAATGTCGATAATCCGGTTATTTTATTCTCAATATTTCCAGAATCATTTGTAAGGATTCCAGAGGAATGATGAGGATAAGCATACTCAAATCTGGAAAATTACCGTAAAAAATAATTTTGCCTTACAAATGACTAAATGGACTTTCCGCTTTTTCCAATTGATACAGTTCCTAATGGAGAAAAGGTTTCCATTTTTTACTGAGGGACAGACATATCATGACTTTTATGAGGAATAAGTAGGTTTCCCTAATAACTTTATTCGCTTATTGCAGTGATGTCAGTTTCGGGTTTCGGGAAACCTTTATCGGCAATCCATTTTTTCGTTTCAGCCACCATTTCGGGGGTGACGGTGAAATCGTAATTGGCATAGTCGCCGATGTGGAATTGTCCGGTTTCGAAGAAGCCCCATTTCTCGAAGAAGTCGGTCAGGTCGGTTTTTGTGACGTCACAGCATGCCCTGATGAATTCGAACTGGTATTTAATGGTATCATTCCCTCCGTAGTTTCCTGCGTTGTTGCGCAGGTATTCCATGACGTCAGGGTAGAAGTCGGGATGTCCGTTTTCGGTAAAGTAGAGATGGAGCTGCCACAGGGGGACCAGCTTGTTGAAAACGTCCTTTGATTGCAGGTAGGCAATTTTCCCATCGATGATTTCCTTGCGCGCCTTGTCGTAGCTGCCCTGGCGTTTCAAGCGGCTTTCGTTGCCCGTTTTGGCGGCGGCTTGAAGAGAGAAGATGTTGTTGCTGACTTCCGTCATGCCGCCCCAGGTCATCGGGCGCATTTGCATCACGTGGCCGACTTCGTGGGAGAAGCCCCAACAGGCGTCGCCTTTGAGGACGTTTTCAGGATCGGTCACCATTCGCATCGTACCATTGTCTCCCAGGTAGGCTACTCCATCACCGTCGCGGAACATGTAGTAGTTGAAGTTCACGCGGGCAAAGACGCGGTTTTTCGGGATTTTGCCGTATTTCTCAAGGCCCATCAGCTGGTATTGGATGCCTATCAGCTTGTCGTAGGCGTTGATGAGTTCAGTGCCGCGGTCCCTGGTGAATTTTTTCAGGAATTCGACGGGGTAGGCAACCTGGATGTATTTTCCCCGGGCGTCCATGATCGGGGAGACGGCCTGGTCAAGCAGGCGTACCCAGTCTTCGTTGGTATCGCCCCGGGTGGTGTCGAAATAGCCGTTGACTTTGCCCGTCACGAAATGGACGGGGATTTTCGGTGCCGTGTCGGCATCGTTGCTGAAGTAGCTGATGTAGGCGTTGGCGGGCGTTTCTACATCAATGATGTTGATTCCTTCCTTAAGGGGTATTTGCTTTTTGTGCAGTCCCCAGCCGTTGGGATCCTTCGTCGGCTGCACTCCTTCGGCCGGCTTGCGCATCAGGTTCGGGAGCAGAAGACTGATTTCACGCCCATCCGTCTTGCCGACCAGCACGACGTGCTGCCCTTTTTCCAGATAGACGCCCGTCATGTTGTCGTATTTACTGAATCCCTCTCCGATTCTAAGGTTTTTGCCCGTCTGGCGCGGTGAGGGGAGGGCCTGGTATTCGGCATACAGGTAGTCCGGCTTGTAGTTGCCTGCCAGGATTTTGCCCGCGAGTTCCTTCATCGCGTCAGGCTGGAAGGCGGAAATGTCTTTAACATGCTGCTTCAAAGCCGTGCAGGAGGCATCCTTGAATAGTTGGAGGTCGTTGCCGATGCTTTCCGGAGTGTTGGCCGCAAGTACGGATGCGAGCGGCGACAGGGGCAGGGAGAGGAATGAAATGATTCGGTTCATGATAACGTGGGAGTGGGTGATTCTATGATGTTACAAGTTACATTCTCCGTTTTCCTCTTCTTTCACCATTTCTCTTTTTACCGGCAAACGAAAAAATCAACCTGCTTCAACGGAAGACGGGGCGGGTTGATGAATGGGAACGCTCTCACGTTGTATAGCTGGTTTTCTTTTCGTATGGCGTGTTTTTTAAGGCTTCCATGTTTTACTCAATTGCCTTCCCATACTGCGGTAGTCCTATGAGGGCGTTTGCGACTGTAACCCTTGAGCCATTTGATTGAGTCCTTCTGAAATTCTTCGACATCGGCATAGAATTTCTACCACGCGCCTCCCCGCAATATTCTCTTCCTGTCATCCGTCAGAATGGCTTTTATGTGCCATCCGTGTTGCTGATAGAAGAACAGCACGTTGTTGTTCAGGATGAGGGCTGCCTGATCGAGGCGTTTCTCCATGTAGAGAAAGCGGAGGCAACGGATCCATAGGTTTCTATGAGCATTTACAGGTAGATTCTGCCTGTGTTTTTGGGTTTGCCCGTACAGAGAGAGTCCGGCACAGCCGGGAACCTTGCTTTCCACAGCCATTCCTTGAAGCAAAGTCGCTCTTTTCGGAAGGATGGGCGCTGTTTTGAGTTGCTTGACTTGAGTGAACTCCTTTTCCAGTTTCAGAAACCATTTCCTGCGGTTTCCCGGATGCGGGGTTCCACTTCGAGAGACATTAAAGTTATAGAAATGATCGGCTTCTCACCCTCCTTTAAGAGTCTTATTCTTGAACGGAGAGGCTTCGATACTGTTTTAACAGGAGAGTAGCCTCCAACCGTTTTTCCAATTCCAGCTTCTGATGAAAGGGTCCTTCATTTTTCAAATCAGGTTATTGTTTTTGAGGGCTAACAAGCTTCTTTGGGTCAAGGCTACCTATTTTGCGCTGCTGGCTATTGTTACGGCTATTGCCTCCATTTACCTGGGCGAGTTTGTTCCGTTTGATATTTTTCAAAAGATCGGGGCCGATACGGTCGATACAATTTTGAATATCCTGGCTTCAAGCATGCTGGCGGTTACGACTTTTTCCTTAACCACGGTTGTTTCCGCTTATGCAGCGGCGACGTCGAGCGTAACGCCCAGGGCTACGAAGCTGCTGATGGAGGATTCCACGGCCCAGAATGCTCTTTCCACATTCATCGGTTCCTTCATTTTCAGCCTGATTGCGATTATTTTCCTGAATTCCGGCATGTATGACCAGCGGGGAAGGGTGGTTCTGTTTGTTGTCACCCTGGGGGTGATTGCCATTATTCTGGTCACGCTCATCCGGTGGATTGAGCATTTGTCCAGGCTTGGCCGGGTGGGAGAGACTTCCGAGCTGGTGGAGGGAGTAACGGAAAGGGCATTGCTGGAACGCGCCCGGGAACCCTATCTGGGCGCCAATCCCCTCGTTGATAGGGAGCTTGATATTCCGGAAAATGCCGTTCCCGTCAGGAGTGATCAGACAGGCAATATTCAATATATTGATATTGAAAAGCTGGACCATCTTTCCAGGGATAGAGATCTTGATCTTTACGTCGTCTCGCTCCCGGGGGATTTCGTGTCCGTTACCTCGGTTCTGGTTTATGCTGACAAGCCTGTGTCAAATGAAACCCGGCGTGATTTGCTTGGAGCGTTTATCATCGGGCATGAGCGCAATTTTGAACAGGACCCCAGGTTTGGATTGTGCGTGCTTGCCGAGATTGCTGCCAGGGCCCTGTCTGCAGCCGTCAATGATTACGGAACGGGTATTGATATTATTAACCGGGGCGTGCGGCTGCTGACGAAGTATGCCCGGGAAGAACGCCGTCCCGGCGTGAAGCACGAGAGGATATGGGTGCTTCCGTTGACCGTCTCCAATTTGTTTTCGGATATTTTCAGCCCTATTCTGCGCGACGAAGGAGGGATTATGGCGATTGACATCAAGTTGTTGAAGGCTTTTGCCGCATTGCATGGCCTGGATAACGGGCAGTTCAAGGAGGAAGCCCGCAAGTATTCCCGCCAATGCTATGAACATGCATCCAGAACGGTAGTGCTGGATGAAGATAAGGAAGTCCTGAAAAAACTGGTCATTGATTAGCTTGCTTGTCTTCACGGTGAAGAAGAGGGGTTTTAGAGGTCCAGGTATGGTTGAATGGGCTGAATCTTATTAACGGTCCACAGTTTCCCGGATGGACCAGGTTGCAAAAAGGCGTTATTTTCCGGGAGAATCCATGGGAGAGAAATCATCATGGTAAAACGGATGGCTGCCCGGAATTTCCATGTTCATCAATGGGGCAGCTACGGGCGTCATGTCTGTTGAATGATATTCAACATTTTCATGTGTAGTGTTTTTGGGCAGGAGGAAGTTTCATTCATTCCCCGGTTATTTTCTTCAGCATGTTGAATTTTCGATAGGTACCGGACCGTACATGACCATGATTCAGCGTATTGTCATGAAGGTAAGCACATGTTTTCGTACCGGAGTTCTTTTTTGCCTGTTGATGGCTGGCAGTCCTTATGGTTTTGCGGAGAAGCCCGTTTTAACAGACTGGAATTATTTGCCGTCCTACGGGCAGTCGCTTTCCGTAGGATGGACGGCCAAGCCGGTGGTGACGACGGAGCAGAAGAACGGCAATTTGATGTTCAAAGGCGGCGTTCGTCCTTTTGAGGGCGGCAATGACCGGAGCGCCGTGATTCCCCTGGTAGAAGGCATTTCTCCGGACGGCGCCAGGGGAGAGACGCCCGTTTCCGGCGCTGCCGGGAATTTCATGCGCCTGCTGAAGAAGCGTGACTCCGGGAAGGCGTCCAACGTCCGGTTCCTGTGCTCTGCCGACGGCGTGGGAGGTGTCAGCATCGGTGTTCTTTCCAAAGGCAACGCCCCCTATCAGCGTATTCTGGATGATTTGACAGCGGGGCGCGAGCTCGCCTCCAAGGCCGGCAAGTCATTTTCCATGCCTTGTTTCCTGTGGACGCAGGGGGAAACCGACCAGCAGGACAGGAAAACCGGGGAATGGTACAAGGAGAAGATGCGCGCGCTGATTCAGGATATTGACGCGGACGCCAAGGCCGTTACCGGACAGAAGAACGATGTGCTCTGCTTTGGATACCAGGTTGCCTCCCATCTCAATTATTTTGCCCAGAATCCGACGGATTATCCCGCGATTGCCGTGGCCCAGCTGGATTTGGCTCTGGAAAAGGACAGCCGGTACATCATGACTACGCCCATGTACCATTTTTCCTATAGCGACGGGGTGCATTTGACCGCTCCCATGTCCCGGCTTTACGGGGAGTATGCCGGATACGTCATGTACAAGGTGCTGGTGGAGGGCGTGCATTGGAAGCCCATCCATCCTGTCGCCCATGCAGTTGGCAGGAAGGGGAAGGACTGGACGGTAGACGTGAAGTTTTTCGTGCCTGTGCCTCCGCTGGCGCTGGATACCAAGACGATCCTTGATCCGGGCAATTACGGCTTTTCCCTGGTGAACGCGCAGGGCGAACCCCTGGAGATCAAGTCCGTCACGCTGAACGGCAGAGACGCCGTCCGCATCATAATGTCGTCCGACCCTTCCGGCTGTCATCTCCGGTACGGAATGACCTTGAAGGAGAAACTTCCTTCCGGCCCGCGCACCGGAGCGCGCGGATGCCTGCGGGATTCCCAGGGGGAGAAGGTAAAGACCCGGATTCAGGACGTCGTTTACCGCATGGACAATTGGTGTCCGTTTTTCGACTATCCCTTGGATTCCCGGAATGGGATGAACAAGACGGAGTCCAGGTAGATTTTCATGTGACTGCCAGATTTTTTTGGTTTCTCACTCCTTCAGCATGGTTTATCCATTCCTTTGGAGAGAGTCAGAGTTTCTGCTCTGGTCTTAGGATGGTACGGCATGGATTGCGGTTGTAGAGCCCTTCGGAACAAGATAAAGTCCAGTAATGATGAATTCCATGTTCAAGTTTTTGATGGGTGCGGTGTGCGCCGCAGTTCTGCCCGCCTTCGGGCAGGGAGAGAAGACGGATTTTCCCACGGACAAGGCGGTGACCGTATTCAGCGCTGGGGAAGGGAACCCTTATGCGTCCATCCGCATTCCCGCCTTGCTCAATATCGGGAAGGGGCAGCTTTTGGCGTTTGCCGAAGGCCGGTATAAGAATACTGACCAGGGGGAGAACGACATTATCATGAGCGTCAGCAAGAATGGCGGAAAAACCTGGTCACGCCCCCGGGCGATCGCCAAGTCGCATGGGGCCACGTTTAACAATCCGTGCCCGGTTTATGATGCCAAGACCAAGACCGTGACCGTCGTATTCCAGCGTTATCCCGCAGGAGTCAAGGAACGGCAGCCCAATATTCCTCAGGGTTGGGATGACGAGAAGTGCATCCGCAATTTCATGATCCAGAGCAGGAATGGCGGTTCCTCCTGGACGAAGCCGGAGGATATCACGAAGACGACCAAGCGCCCCACCGGCGTGGACATCATGGCTTCCGGCCCGAATGCGGGAACCCAGTTGAAGAGCGGCCCCCACAAGGGGCGCCTGGTGATTCCGATGAATGAAGGGCCGTTCGGCAAATGGGTGATTTCCTGCATTTACAGTGATGACGGCGGCAAAAGCTGGAAGCAGGGCCAGCCGACCGCCAATATGAAGGGCCTGGTGAATGAAACGTCCATCGCGGAGACGGATAACGGAGGCGTGGTCATGGTCGCGCGCCACTGGGGCGGAGGCAATTGCCGCCGCATCGTGTGGTCACAGGACGGCGGCGCGACATGGGGTGAAGTGG
This portion of the Akkermansia massiliensis genome encodes:
- a CDS encoding AAA family ATPase, translating into MEKQALIIRHLIFTGPNRESAKLHFEKGLNVLYGASETGKSFALEAINYMLGAKELRDIPERVGYNKILLGIEIIPSRKKFTLIRSTDGGQFLVFDGLHEVDPEDEESSLTLTSKHNEKNTNNISTFLLEKINFNNNYIKSNNQGTTKSLSFRNLCHLCLVDEQNIQKQRSPIEGGQVTLRTTEYSIFKLLLTGIDDRAFISLPSEKNIQGNIVKIELFDELINELQKQFGEKIQEETELKDQLQRLEKTISKHQNSLNSTEEEYNKLIIKRNDLRNKFQNGSDRHLEIGELIARFTLLDQHYTSDLERLEGIREVGFLVGSLENSSCPLCGSLPENQHLNEKCDGNLSSVVTAVSVESEKISKLKNELNHTLSQLKAENKNFDELLPKIEKEIFIFDRKIQEVASSISEHGVCYSDLLNSRANILSSLKVLERIHELTLRKEILGKEQPIEIPVEKEPIKLSSSTLDDFAKKIEAILKTWNFPDSDRVFFDEKTRDLVISGKHRGARGKGMRSITHAAFSIGLLEFCKENELSHPGFLILDSPLLAYREPEDENDDLSETDVQENFYKYLSNWDDRQIIIIENVNPPDYVKEMETSTMFSKNIQQGRYGLFPTRTK
- a CDS encoding sialidase family protein, whose product is MFKFLMGAVCAAVLPAFGQGEKTDFPTDKAVTVFSAGEGNPYASIRIPALLNIGKGQLLAFAEGRYKNTDQGENDIIMSVSKNGGKTWSRPRAIAKSHGATFNNPCPVYDAKTKTVTVVFQRYPAGVKERQPNIPQGWDDEKCIRNFMIQSRNGGSSWTKPEDITKTTKRPTGVDIMASGPNAGTQLKSGPHKGRLVIPMNEGPFGKWVISCIYSDDGGKSWKQGQPTANMKGLVNETSIAETDNGGVVMVARHWGGGNCRRIVWSQDGGATWGEVEDAPELFCDSTQNSLMTYSLTAQPAFGGKSRLLFSGPSAGRRIKGQVAMSYDNGKTWPVKKLLGEGGFAYSSLAMVEPGVVGVLYEENQPNIKKLKFVPITIEWLTDGKDTGLPTGQKAPVIK
- a CDS encoding sialate O-acetylesterase — its product is MAGSPYGFAEKPVLTDWNYLPSYGQSLSVGWTAKPVVTTEQKNGNLMFKGGVRPFEGGNDRSAVIPLVEGISPDGARGETPVSGAAGNFMRLLKKRDSGKASNVRFLCSADGVGGVSIGVLSKGNAPYQRILDDLTAGRELASKAGKSFSMPCFLWTQGETDQQDRKTGEWYKEKMRALIQDIDADAKAVTGQKNDVLCFGYQVASHLNYFAQNPTDYPAIAVAQLDLALEKDSRYIMTTPMYHFSYSDGVHLTAPMSRLYGEYAGYVMYKVLVEGVHWKPIHPVAHAVGRKGKDWTVDVKFFVPVPPLALDTKTILDPGNYGFSLVNAQGEPLEIKSVTLNGRDAVRIIMSSDPSGCHLRYGMTLKEKLPSGPRTGARGCLRDSQGEKVKTRIQDVVYRMDNWCPFFDYPLDSRNGMNKTESR
- a CDS encoding M60 family metallopeptidase, with product MNRIISFLSLPLSPLASVLAANTPESIGNDLQLFKDASCTALKQHVKDISAFQPDAMKELAGKILAGNYKPDYLYAEYQALPSPRQTGKNLRIGEGFSKYDNMTGVYLEKGQHVVLVGKTDGREISLLLPNLMRKPAEGVQPTKDPNGWGLHKKQIPLKEGINIIDVETPANAYISYFSNDADTAPKIPVHFVTGKVNGYFDTTRGDTNEDWVRLLDQAVSPIMDARGKYIQVAYPVEFLKKFTRDRGTELINAYDKLIGIQYQLMGLEKYGKIPKNRVFARVNFNYYMFRDGDGVAYLGDNGTMRMVTDPENVLKGDACWGFSHEVGHVMQMRPMTWGGMTEVSNNIFSLQAAAKTGNESRLKRQGSYDKARKEIIDGKIAYLQSKDVFNKLVPLWQLHLYFTENGHPDFYPDVMEYLRNNAGNYGGNDTIKYQFEFIRACCDVTKTDLTDFFEKWGFFETGQFHIGDYANYDFTVTPEMVAETKKWIADKGFPKPETDITAISE
- a CDS encoding DUF2254 domain-containing protein: MRANKLLWVKATYFALLAIVTAIASIYLGEFVPFDIFQKIGADTVDTILNILASSMLAVTTFSLTTVVSAYAAATSSVTPRATKLLMEDSTAQNALSTFIGSFIFSLIAIIFLNSGMYDQRGRVVLFVVTLGVIAIILVTLIRWIEHLSRLGRVGETSELVEGVTERALLERAREPYLGANPLVDRELDIPENAVPVRSDQTGNIQYIDIEKLDHLSRDRDLDLYVVSLPGDFVSVTSVLVYADKPVSNETRRDLLGAFIIGHERNFEQDPRFGLCVLAEIAARALSAAVNDYGTGIDIINRGVRLLTKYAREERRPGVKHERIWVLPLTVSNLFSDIFSPILRDEGGIMAIDIKLLKAFAALHGLDNGQFKEEARKYSRQCYEHASRTVVLDEDKEVLKKLVID